The Rhodamnia argentea isolate NSW1041297 chromosome 7, ASM2092103v1, whole genome shotgun sequence genome contains the following window.
GTGGCTCGCTCTCATGCTCCTCCCCACCGTCAATATTGGTATGGATGAGGCAAAAGAGCACATGGTTTGTTCGTGAAAAAGACGAATTGTTGACGCAGCCTAAACTAGAAACTTTTCTAGAACTAGGACTAAACTTACTAGGAAAAATAGAAGTAAGTGTTTGAATTTTAAGTTTAGAGAGCGTTGGAGATTTAATTAGGGCAGTGCTCTTGGTAATTTGCAGGCATACTGCAACCTCTAGAGGaaatttttcttcattcttgGACATACCCCTTTGCTCTGGTGAGCGGGGACTACAACAAGCTCTACCAGTTCATCGAGAAGGAAGGCCGGGAAGCGGTCGAAAGGGGGAAGGCCGAGTTCGGATTGACCCACCAGGAGGCCGTCCACAACTTGCTGTTCTTCCTCGGCTTCAACGCGTTCGGCGGCTTCACGATTTTCCTCCCCACGTTGCTAAACGCCATACTTAGCGACACGACCGGACTGCAGGACCGGCTGAGGAAGGAGGTCCGGGAAAAGGGAGGGCCGGTGTTGAGCTTCGACTCGGTGAAGGAGATGGAGCTGGTGAAGTCGGTCGTGTACGAGACGCTGCGGCTTAACCCGCCCGTCCCGCTCCAGTACGCTCGAGCCCGGAAGGACTTCCAGCTCAAGTCTCACGACTCGGTCTTTGATGTCAAGAAAGGTGAGTGACTTTTCCGGGCCCCTTAGCCATTTTCCACATCTGCACGTGTTTTCTCAATAAATAATAATCTAGTCTTTAGATTAACATGCAACGCGATCcattaacttttaatttattcagtaTGATATATGAATTTTAATCTATTATATAACaccatttaatttgttcaatgtggtggtccctgaattttttatacatgttcaatttagtccataaactatatgaaaaatgttcaatattatcattttattgATCAAGATCGGTGAtagcattgaatattttcatatagtccatgaaATAAATTAAACATATGCCGAACGCTTAGGGATCACAttgtacaaaataaaagttcagagattacATTACATAGTAAACTAAAGTTTCAAGACcaaatttaacaaattaaaatgtcAGGGAGCGCATTgtatattgagccaaagtttatgaaccatttatgttattttcccATTCTCAAATCTAAATTCGACAACAGTGTTTGATTTCACATCAAGCGTAGCCTCTCACGACCCCATTTTTGCATttcatcttcactttttttttaggcGAGCTGCTATGCGGGTATCAGAAGCTGGTGATGAGAGACCCGAAAGTGTTCGACGAACCGGAGAGTTTTAACTCGGACCGGTTTGTTAAGAACAGCGAGCTACTGAATCACTTGTACTGGTCCAACGGGCCGCAGACCGGAACACCGACCGAGTCGAACAAGCAGTGCGTGGCTAAGGACTACGTCACCCTCACCGCTTGTCTCTTCGTGGCCTATATGTTTCGACGGTACGATTCCGTCACCGGAAGCTCAAGCTCGATCACAGCGGTTGAAAAGGCCAATTGAGTAGTGACACGTGTTTATATTGTACGGGGCAATTTGGGCTTTGTTGGGCTTGAGGCCCGGCCCATATATGTATACAGTGCGATGGCCTCTTCATAAGCGGTTTTCAATCTCAAGTCCCACACCTTGATAAATGGTTGAGATAATAATTCACCCTTGAAATGATTTAATGTATGAACTGCTATTCAATCCAGCCCAGATGATGTATGAATTATTAGCAAGAACAAAGTGATCGCTTATGTTTCCTCGTCAAGGACCACTTAAGAAGAGCATAAGggattgtccaaaaaatcctaaaccttttacacttGGTCAATTcgattataaacttttcaattttgctaattgaatcgtGATCTTTTGAcgctttgtcaattgaatccatctaaACAATGTTAACCGAAAAGTCGgtggtgccacataggacagacgacgctaatgtggatagttttttctcataaaaaattcattttattttgtattttatatcatatattagtttcttttttctttctttcttttccttttttttttctctatcaaGTCTAGCATGGTTGCCCTCGGACAACGAGGGTTGGCTGGCTTTGGTAGGGCTTTGCAGGAAAGAAGGaaacgaaacaaaaaaaggaaagaaaaaacttaatttttttaagagaattatAAAAGTTGACCACGTCAATACCTGCAGTGCCATGTAGGATTATGCTACGGTAGAGCATTCGATGTCCATGCAGgcgatttccaattaaaattggccgaataaaTTCAATTAACAAAGTGCCAAAAGGTTTAGAAGTTGTTGGTACTCAAAATAATTCGCTTGTCAAAACATGCCCTGCGCTTGTGAGAGATCGATACACGTGCGAAATACGTGAAGAATCGACACATGTGCAGAACGCGTGAGGAGTCGTCACATTTTCAAAACAGGTGAGTGGTTGACATTCGAGTAAAACACGAGAAAAATCGACGCACGTGAGGAGAAAACGTTTCGACAAAGGATAAAGAAGACATATACAGAGCATGTGAAGAGGCCAACAAGTGTCGAGAGAAGTACCAAAGTTTCAAGATATTTTCAAAGAGCGCCAAAGAGTGAGTAGGTGTTGCATCAACGATGGTGGAACGGTTGACTCACTTATCGATAGTTGTTGGAATTTTGCCTTCAAAAGCCCCAAGGAACGGAGAACGTGGACATAGCTAGGCTTTACAAAAGGATCAAATTCAAGCGCCAATATCACCAGTTATTTAAGATTTAAATAACTGCTTGAAGACCTAATTAGAAGGATTTGAAGAAGTCAAAGAACGCAACAGTTTTTGGCACGCTAAAATAACAACCGCCGAAGAGTAGTTACTTCTTCAACCATTAAAATACCATCAAATAGACACAAAAGAGCCCgcaaacaaatcaataaatttatcttatctttaagTTTACTTATCATATTGCATTTTATTTCCTTATAGCTTTCAGATTCtcgtcgtcgagtcaaactccggctTTTATCTTTATCACAAATACTGCATtctcgagtcaaactccggtaTATTATCGAAGCGTGTTTAAGGCCCTGTCATCGAGTTAAACTTTGACACTGTATTGGGTACGTTGGTTCGTTATCCTTGTTAGGAATTGTGCTTGCAAAGCCATACCATTGGATCAAACTCTGGTTATATTTCTTTTCGACTCTATCCGTGTTGATTTCTTTTGAGTTGTACTCACATAATCTCTCCATCGAGTCAAACTATGGTTGAGATAATGTTTGTGTATTTCTATTGGAATCTTTGCAAATTTCATACGTCGATTTTCTGACTATCTGGATTTCTTCTGTTCAAGATCATCACATGACCCTTTATCACATTCAAAAGCCGAAAAACGAATTTCGATAAAAGATATTTTGTCACAGAGAAATTCCAGAGAAACGGTGGTGAATTATTTTCCAGAAGACAAGGCCTATAGCAGGTTACTACCCCTCGGTTGCGCAAATTCCAGAAAATCAGAGTTTTCACACGACACCAATTATATAAcaagtaataaatttatcaagcCTAATCAATAGGCCCAATCCAACGGCCTGAGTCAAACATATATGGGCCGGATCGTTTTGGGTATGGCCCATCACAGATTGATGGGCCCAATTTAACTCTTCGGCGTTTTCTCTTtgtttcgcttttttttttttttttgcccgagagaggaaaaaacaaatggAAGAAAACTGATAACTTTGTtacagtgtcatcttcttcacttcACAGCATTTCCCACGATATCGCGACCTGCAAGTGCACCGCTCCGCATGATCTGAATCTCAGATTCGCACCGTTGGTTCTTTTTCCCGATCAGTCGCGAACGGTAATGTCGCTCGACATCCCTCGCGACGCCATCAAGCGGCTCCAGATCGCACTCCGAGAGGAAGCGAAAATCCCCTCCTACGACCCCGACGACCCTTCGATTCCGCCTCTGCGCTCGTACGAAGAATCGATCTCCGAGTTCGATCCGTGCCCGCCGTATCTGCGTTGCAAGCATTGCAGAGGAAGGCTTCTCAGAGGCGTCAGCTCCGCGTTCTGCGTCTTCTGTGGGAAAGAACAGTTCGGCGATGTGCCCCCCGATCCTGTCAATTTCAGGTCCACGCGTGGTTACCGGTGGTTGCTTGATTCGCTGCAACTGGATGGATCGGTGAGGTTTCTGCATCTCATTTTCGGTTTAATGTTGGGTGCTTCAGCTCTGGATTCTGCGTGAATTTGGGGAAGTTTGGTGGGATTAGggattagatttttcttttttggtcgaatagcAATTAGATTGACTTGTTAAGGTTTTTCTTGTTATTATTCGTGGTCATCCTTGCATGTGTGCTCGAAGGTACATTTGCTGCTCTTTTCCTGGATAGTAAAGAGAAAAAGGCAGATATTTTCTATCACTGGTTATATTTGGCCAAGTGATTCCACTAGGAAGCTGCGGCAttaagttattattattattgttttgcgATAATTAAGTACCATTATTGCTCAAAACATCAAACCACAGGAGAGTTACTTCCCATTACGACATCAATTAAGGTCTTAATCTCAATTTAAGATGTCAAGCAAAAACATCTAGcctaaaatttctgttcccgtACTACTAATTTAATGCAACTAAAGCATTATAGCACAATGAAACAGGCAACATAGAGACCAATCATTCTCCTGGGCAATATCAGGTATCCATATGCCCCAAGAAGTACACACATCTCTATCAGCTCCAGCCAAAGCTTCTCATTTCCCCTTCAGCAAACCAGCAACCTTAAGCCTGAGCACAAACAAGATACAAATGAAAACCTTTTCAGCACAAGGAACTCTACCATTGTAAACTATAgcatttctttccttccttaAGAAATGAATAGCACCATTCGATGCCATCTTTGATAACACTTTTTCCGGAGAGCTCCCCTTCGATGTCTGCAACACCCACATAAACTCAGCATCCCCATCCCCAACTAATCTTCTTATAGCACATAGCTGCAAAAGCCGACTCCATCCTTCAGAGGAAGAATTCCATTCGTAAACGACATTTGTCTCCTTGTTTCAGGCGTCAATCCACAGAGGACACAAATATCATTTACATTCTGCCACTTGCCCAATCTATCTTGAGTCTGCAACTTGTTAAGAATAGCAAGCCAAGATATAAAGCAAAATCTTAGAAAATTTTGATTCAACCAAATCGGCCTACGCCAAGTCACCTTAGCCTGCTTCTCCCTAGTTAAGCTCCAAGCATAAGCCTTAGCAAAATCACCAGATATAGAGCCTAAGAGACCACTCTATTTGGTCGAGAGCATGGTATTAAAGTTTCACACAGCTCCGCCTGAATTTTAACCAGATCATTTGATCTAGCAAAGGGCCAAAACCACTCATTTCCTCTTATGACAGCTGACACCTTAGCCTTCCTATCCAAGGCAGAGTCATAGATAACCCTACTAGGATTAGTCTCATCGAAAATCGTTTTGGGATGCTAATTGTCATGCCAAAGGGAGCATTAAGCTCACAATTCCGTAATATGTATTATTTTGCATGTGGAGTCTTCTGATGAGCATTAAAGGTTCAGGTTTAAGATTTGGCTCTAAGCATTTGGACTAGTGGATAGAACTTCTCATGGTTCTTTTTACTTCGGCTCTAATTTTATAGGGTCCTGTTGTGCAACTTCGTCGTCAGAGAACTATAATGCATTTCCTTAAGTGCAGTCTTTGCAGGGCTGAACCATGGATGGCTTCTCTTTGCATGAGCTTTGTGGTTTTGGGCATCCATTTGTCATTCTTTAGGATTTCCAGTGATTTTCCTATTGGTTTATTTGACTGTTTATGATATTGGTTTAATTGGTTGAGAGCTGTAATTTTAAACTTTAGACAAGAAAACATCATCTTTTGCACACTCTGGTTTTATTTCTGATTTCTATTGTTAATAAGTCTTTGCCATGACTAGTGTGTAAATTGGCTTCCAGGAGACTGTTGAACCATTTTCTGAAGGACTTGAGTCGAATAGAGGGCGGAGTACGCTGAAAGATTCATTTCCCCTGTCCGATCTGCTAAATCTAGAGATCAGATGGTCTTCTAAGCCAGAGAAACCTGGAACTATTATGACCAATGACTCAAGCCTTGCAAAAGCTTCTCTGAATTTGGCTGGGCTTGACCTTGACAACTTTTTTGGGGAAGCGAAGAGAAAAAACACTGCAAATGAATCTGAAGAGCAGCTTGGAGCAAGCAAGCAGAGTGAAAATGCAGAAAGCATTGATTTCCATAGTCCCGAGTATCTAAGTTTGTTTGAGAGCGTGCAGTCTTCCACTGAACCTGTCCGGTCTGCTGAACATGGGAACTACAACACAATGTCTTCATGGGAGCCAGAGTTTCAGTCTGCTGATTCTGAAGTTTTTGCTAAGGATTCCAGATCATTGGACCCTTTTCCAAGTTCTACAGTTGATCTTTCTACCCATATGGATACTGTATTTGGATCTGGAATTGAATCGAGAAGCACTGATGCTAAAGATGTTGCACCTTCTTCCTCCAAAATGGATGATTGGTTTGAAGATGATCCAAGGAGTTATTCGTTGTTCGGGTCAACTGGCCCTAATGAGGGATTTAAAACAAATGATACAAGTAAGGTCACTGACACTGCAAAGAGTTCTTCAACAACCTTTGACTGGGTTCAGGATAATCAATGGCCAAGCGGCGGCAACATTGCACGTCATGTCGAAAGAGTTGATGAGAATGAGGATTCTCATGATCCTTGGAATGATTTTACAAGCTCCGCTAATCCAGCAGATAGTAATACTTGGGAACCAAATAATGACTTTGTGATGCATTCTGAACAATCTTCAGATATGAACATGTTCAAGTCAGGGAACAACTCGGAGGACATGGATTTTGGCAATCTTTTGCAACCTGACCCTTTCTTCGGATCACTTGGCATTGCAAATGTTTCAGTCGATGAGAACTTGAAATCTGGAGCTTCTGGCTTAGATAGGTACCCTTGgctgcttctttcttttgcattcaTGATCACATCCTTGCATGTGCATTTGTGGGTATGAGTGTGGCCTCGTGTGCGGACTTATTGTTGACATTCCTGTTTTGGCTTTCTAGGTGTACCTCCCTTTTATTCCTACGCTTCTGTTACCCTTACCGTAGTGATTCCAGAAGTCaggaatatttttatgattgatGAGTCACAGGCACAGTATTGTTTGGGACTAGGGATGGCACCAGTGTGGGTAGGGATGGAATCATTGTCTTGCCCAGTGAAATAAGATGGCTACCATTGATGCATCCCCACATTGTGGGTTCTTTAGACATTCCATTCCTGCTCGACAGGGGATCAtccttttatcttattttaagCAAAATTTCTAAGCAAAATGAACTTAATTTTACAATATCAGAATCTAGAGATATATAAAATAGTTGCAAACTATGAGTTGtggataattaattattaaatgTGGATAAGATATTTCATTTACATTTGAGCATTGTCTGCACGTTGGGACATAataactaggggtgagcggttctgGGTTCCggggaacctggaacctatccgcTAGAGCgggttccttattttttggaacctggagcCTACTCTGCATCttgtggaacctggaacctactctGCATACtgtggaacctggaacttacCCTGTTACATGTTTCGGCGTCCGGTTTCGGGGTACTCGGGAACCtgtcaatttcaatttattctctattttattttttcatatttaattaaacaaaatgagagtgagCGCCACAATAAAAATGTGATTAAATCTGGTTTCCTAGTTATTCATTTACTTGGTTTGTGAAACCATACGTTCCGACTTCTCCCATTTTTGCCTGTCTCTATGAAGACTTCAAGACTTTTATCAGTGTTCTGTTTCTTAAGAGCAGAAAAAAACTGGGCTCAGATGTATTTTTCCCTAAGGGTGCGATAACGAGTACCACTCTTCCTCTCCCTTCGATCCCAAATATTGTTGTTTCTGATGAGTGTCATAGGGACGTGTGTCTATTGATCAATCCTGCATAGCATGGCCATTGTTAGGGTTTGTTATGTTAGGTAGATAAGGATGTCTCCtagtgaaagagaaatgaatgACCAAGTAATTCTTTAAAGAGAAGTGTGGCTTGTCTGCAAATAAGGATGCTGACTCCAAATGCAAATTTCATACGAAGTATGACCTAACAATGCATAAACCGAAACCCAATTTTGAATGACCCAGATTTCGGAGTTGGTTATCAATTAATGTATGGTTCCTTTAAAGACTTTCCATGGTGCTCAGATGGCCAATTGTCATTTCGGCCTTGTAGCTCCCATTTTCTGCTTGAGCCGATTAGCCTGGTCTAGAAATTCCTCTGCAATTCTGTTCAttccttttgaagtccctaccTGACAATAAAGCTTCTAACACTGAACTTTCCCAGTTCCGGTTCAGGTTCCTGTTCCGGTTCGGTTATATAGGGAACCGTGAACCAGAACTGGAACTGGCGGTTCCTAGAAAAAtagaaccaggaaccggaccCTGACTcattggaacctggaaccggacccTGACTcattggaacctggaaccggaccgggaaccaGCAGTCCAGTTCTCTGGTTCCCAGTTTTACCCTGGaactatgctcacccctaataattactttttactttttcttacgTGTAGACAATAATGCTATTTTTGCTTGGTAAATTTGACATGACTagattattttcttgttttatttttgttactACCAATCTTCGCGAGCCAAATGTTTGTCTCAGGTGTTTGTTGCTGTTCTGTTTGAATCAAGTCAGTCTCAGTTCACTGTGATATCTACtttcttttaaataataaaaggtATATATAAAGGGAGAAAAGCTATTTTATAGGTAAAGAAGTTCATCTATAGGGCACTGAGGGCGGTGCATACCCATGTACAAAAAGAGCCCAAAAAATCAAAGTCACATACAAAACAGCTCTCAAAACCAAAACGGAGCTCAAATGCATGATAAATAATCGAGTATATCAACCAAGGCATTTGCGTACATATACAGGTTCCACTATACTTAATGGGAAAAGAGCTATATTCGGTACTAAAAGAAGTAAGTTGAGGACAATTATCTTAGAACTGACAATTCATCAGAGGCATATGGATTGAATTTTCCATAGCAGCTTGTAGTCCTACTATCAATGTACTTTTAATAATAGattgaagaagtaaaagaagaGGAAGGCAACTGTAAAGTAAGAAACACTCTTTCTCATTTATGTATATTTGAaaagaagagggagagttctgACTATCCTAGAAATGACTCTTCAGTTTAccttctgcctttttttttcctttactttagatattaaaatattgacTTTGAGAACATTTTTAGTGAAGCAAAGAGAGAAATCACTCCAGCTGAATCTGAAGGGCAGTCGGGAGCAAACAAGCAGAGTCGAAATGCAGATGGCAATGCCTTTCAAGTTCTAGATGATATGAGTTTCCTTGAGAATGTGCAGCCTTCTGCTAGAACTGTCCAGTCCTCTGAATGTGAGAATGACAACTCAATGACTGCCTGGGACGCAGAGTTTCAATCTGCAGGTTCTGATAATAAATTGAGATTATCAGACCCTTTTGCAGGTTCGGTAGTTGATTTTTCTGGCGATGTGGATGCTGTGTTTGGACCGGGAAAACGATATGCAGGTACAGATGCTAAGGATGGTCCACCTTCTTCCTCCAAAATAGATGACTTTTTTCAGGATAGCATGAGCAATTCTGGTTTTGGGTCAGATAGCCGCTCTCAGGGCTCTAAAACAAGTGATAAAATTGAAGACACTAAGTTCATGGGTTCCCAAAAGATTTCTTCAATGAATGTTGATTGGGTTCAGGATAATCAGTGGCTCACGGGTGGCAGCATTTCACATCACAGTGAATCTGCTGAGGAGAATGTTGGTTCTCTTGATGTCTGGGATGATTTTGCAAACTCAACTAGTCCGGCACATAACAATCTGTGGAAAGCAAATAATGACCTTGCAGTGCCTCTTCAGCAAGCTTCTGAAATAAAGTTGTTCAGCTCAGAGAGTGATTCACAACAGATGGATTCCCGCAATGCCTTGAAACCTGATGTCTTTTCGGGATTGTTCAGCAATTCTAATGATTCAATCAACGAGAACATGCATTCAAATTTTTCTGCTTTAGAGAAGAATCGGTAAGGGCTTTTTTTGTTGAAAGTGTTGCCTGCATATGTGCATGCATTTCTTGTGGTGACTTATTTTGTTTCTGCAAAGAATTTGCTTCTCTTTAGTCATGCCAGTATGTCACTCACATGCATTCTTAGATAAAGAATTTATGTTCACATATCGTCTATCATCTGTCTTTTGCATGTCATAGTCTGTTTTATGTAGCTACTTGGTTGTGATAGTGGTTCTGGTTGACACTGGTGCAGATCTTTTGCATTAAAGTAGCGCATAAGTGGTGTCGCATTTTGCCATAGGGACAAGTTATTGTGAGTTGCCTTTGAGTAGATTCTGCTGTGATTTTTTAAGTGTGGTGTGCAAGTAGGATAAGTAGCCATAGCCCTTCGATGATAATGCACTTTTCAAATTGTGGAAGTGTCTTTCCCATGTTCCTACTAAGTTCTTAGATTGTCATTTCTGTTGCTTTCTTCTTAACATGGTTCCTCTTAGATCCATTTTGAATCTTCTCATATGATATTGGCCCTCGTAAAAATTTGCAGAGTATCTTTCTGTATTATCAGAGTTGAAATCTTGGTGGTGATTGTTGTTGAATGTTGGAATTTTGGCTTTCTCCAAGCTCAAATGTTGTAGTAATTGTCTTGAAACATGATGTAGATGTTCTCATTCTTGTGTCTTTCACATATTTAGGATGCATGATCTGGATTCTACTTATAGAAGCGAAGAGGGTGGTGCCAAAGGTGAAGATATGAAAGTAAACGCGAGAAAGAGTGATGATGCCAAGATGATAATGTCTCAGATGCATGATCTCTCATTTATGCTTGATAGCAAACTATCAATTCCCCCAAGGTTAGAAAGGTCCAATTCTTCTCAAGATCGAGATTAGTCTCtgaaatctttttcatttttttttgtattgtagTTCATAGCTTAGGCATGTCCATCTCGTCCCCCCTCCCATTTTTGTTAGAACTTAGGCCTGTGAAAATTGGTTTTCTTTCAAGTCGATTGTGATTGTGAAGTCCACAAAATTGCTTGAGATTAAATGAATAGTTCTTTACAATTTTATACTTCTGGTTAGGTGGATCATGTGTGAATCGTGTGAAAATAGgtatttatcatttttatgcCCTAATGCCTCGGTAAGGCAATGAGCTCTTGTCTACTCGCCATGTATTATAAGACATCGCTATCTCTTTTATTTGAACTGTGATAAGCAGAACGCTTTTTTTGTGATTGGTATATATGCTTATAGGTCTTCACCCTGCTTCATTATCTAGCTACTAGAGGGAAATTTGTGCCATTTTTACCCTCTGGATCTTTGATGTAGCATTCACTCCATTATATAGTTTACTGTGTAGCTATTCTAAGATCTTCATGACAGGAGAGAAATAAGGCTCAAAGGCTACATGCGTACTTAAATCTTAGTAAAAGGGTGGATAGCTGACATTCTATATAGAGCATAATGCACACTAACAAAACCCTAGTTTCCTTGTTTATGACTATCTACTAACTACCAACTAATATTCATTGATAAATTTCAACATTGAACGTGAAAATTTGCTGTTCCATGAGAGTTTCATAAAAACAATGATCTCATCTTCTATTGGAAACATAAGGCCTGATTAATTGTACAAtcatgttttttgttttgcaaaTACTAAATTCAACAATTTGCAGCCCTTATCAACTTGTGGTTGTAAATCTAGATAAGTAAACTACAACGATTGCTAGGATAGCTCCCTTCATTATAGTAGTTGAGGGAATGCCATATTTTCCTTTCCCCAATAGTCCCCTAAAAAATGGCCAGAAACACAGCACCACCCATACAG
Protein-coding sequences here:
- the LOC115750907 gene encoding fatty acid hydroperoxide lyase, chloroplastic, whose amino-acid sequence is MARIAMSNMSPAMSSSPSSLSPPSSAPPPPTTLPVRAIPGSYGWPLLGPLSDRLDYFWFQGPETFFRKRIEKYKSTVFRANVPPSFPFFLNVNPNVVVVLDCASFAHLFDMEIVEKSNVLVGDFMPSVKYTGNIRVCAYLDTSEPQHAQVKNFALDILKRSSRVWESEVISNLDTMWDTIEFSLAKDGKASVVFPLQKFLFNFLSKAIVGADPAASPQVAKSGYAMLDRWLALMLLPTVNIGILQPLEEIFLHSWTYPFALVSGDYNKLYQFIEKEGREAVERGKAEFGLTHQEAVHNLLFFLGFNAFGGFTIFLPTLLNAILSDTTGLQDRLRKEVREKGGPVLSFDSVKEMELVKSVVYETLRLNPPVPLQYARARKDFQLKSHDSVFDVKKGELLCGYQKLVMRDPKVFDEPESFNSDRFVKNSELLNHLYWSNGPQTGTPTESNKQCVAKDYVTLTACLFVAYMFRRYDSVTGSSSSITAVEKAN
- the LOC115750897 gene encoding uncharacterized protein LOC115750897; amino-acid sequence: MSLDIPRDAIKRLQIALREEAKIPSYDPDDPSIPPLRSYEESISEFDPCPPYLRCKHCRGRLLRGVSSAFCVFCGKEQFGDVPPDPVNFRSTRGYRWLLDSLQLDGSETVEPFSEGLESNRGRSTLKDSFPLSDLLNLEIRWSSKPEKPGTIMTNDSSLAKASLNLAGLDLDNFFGEAKRKNTANESEEQLGASKQSENAESIDFHSPEYLSLFESVQSSTEPVRSAEHGNYNTMSSWEPEFQSADSEVFAKDSRSLDPFPSSTVDLSTHMDTVFGSGIESRSTDAKDVAPSSSKMDDWFEDDPRSYSLFGSTGPNEGFKTNDTSKVTDTAKSSSTTFDWVQDNQWPSGGNIARHVERVDENEDSHDPWNDFTSSANPADSNTWEPNNDFVMHSEQSSDMNMFKSGNNSEDMDFGNLLQPDPFFGSLGIANVSVDENLKSGASGLDSEAKREITPAESEGQSGANKQSRNADGNAFQVLDDMSFLENVQPSARTVQSSECENDNSMTAWDAEFQSAGSDNKLRLSDPFAGSVVDFSGDVDAVFGPGKRYAGTDAKDGPPSSSKIDDFFQDSMSNSGFGSDSRSQGSKTSDKIEDTKFMGSQKISSMNVDWVQDNQWLTGGSISHHSESAEENVGSLDVWDDFANSTSPAHNNLWKANNDLAVPLQQASEIKLFSSESDSQQMDSRNALKPDVFSGLFSNSNDSINENMHSNFSALEKNRMHDLDSTYRSEEGGAKGEDMKVNARKSDDAKMIMSQMHDLSFMLDSKLSIPPRLERSNSSQDRD